The following coding sequences are from one Saccopteryx bilineata isolate mSacBil1 chromosome 3, mSacBil1_pri_phased_curated, whole genome shotgun sequence window:
- the TRIB1 gene encoding tribbles homolog 1, translating into MRVGPVRSAMSGVSQPRGPTLLLPAARGAPAKRLLDTDDKATVAAKCPRLSECSSPPDYLSPPGSPCSPQPPPAAPGSGGGSGSAPGPSRIADYLLLPLAEREHVSRALCIHTGRELRCKVFPIKHYQDKIRPYIQLPSHRNITGIVEVILGETKAYVFFEKDFGDMHSYVRSRKRLREEEASRLFKQIVSAVAHCHQSAIVLGDLKLRKFVFSTEERTQLRLESLEDTHIIKGEDDALSDKHGCPAYVSPEILNTTGTYSGKAADVWSLGVMLYTLLVGRYPFHDSDPSALFSKIRRGQFCIPDHISPKARCLIRSLLRRDPSERLTAPEILLHPWFESVLEPGYVDSEMGTSDQIVPEYQEDSDVSSFFC; encoded by the exons ATGCGGGTCGGTCCCGTGCGCTCTGCCATGAGCGGCGTCTCGCAGCCCCGCGGCCCGACCTTGTTGCTCCCCGCCGCCCGGGGCGCCCCGGCCAAACGCCTACTGGACACGGACGACAAGGCGACCGTAGCGGCCAAGTGCCCGCGCCTCTCCGAGTGCTCGAGCCCACCGGACTACCTCAGCCCCCCTGGCTCTCCCTGCAGCCCACAGCCTCCTCCCGCCGCGCCGGGTTCTGGAGGCGGCTCCGGGAGCGCGCCTGGGCCCAGCCGTATCGCCGACTACCTGCTGCTGCCCCTGGCCGAACGCGAGCATGTGTCCCGGGCGCTGTGCATCCACACTGGCCGCGAGCTGCGCTGCAAG GTGTTTCCCATTAAACACTACCAGGACAAAATCAGGCCTTACATCCAGCTGCCGTCACACAGAAACATCACCGGCATCGTGGAAGTGATCCTTGGGGAGACCAAGGCCTATGTCTTCTTTGAGAAGGACTTTGGGGACATGCACTCCTACGTGCGGAGCCGGAAGAGGCTGCGGGAAGAGGAGGCTTCCCGGCTCTTCAAGCAGATTGTCTCTGCCGTTGCCCACTGTCACCAGTCGGCCATCGTGCTGGGGGACCTGAAGCTTAGGAAATTCGTCTTCTCCACGGAGGAGAG AACCCAGCTCAGACTGGAAAGTCTGGAAGACACACACATCATCAAGGGGGAAGACGACGCCTTGTCAGACAAACACGGTTGCCCGGCCTACGTGAGCCCCGAGATTCTGAACACCACGGGGACCTACTCCGGAAAGGCGGCCGATGTTTGGAGccttggggtgatgctctacacCCTGTTGGTGGGACGATACCCCTTCCATGACTCGGACCCCAGTGCCCTTTTCTCCAAAATCCGCCGTGGACAGTTCTGCATTCCGGATCACATTTCCCCCAAAGCCAGGTGCCTCATTCGCAGCCTCCTGAGGCGGGATCCCTCTGAGAGACTCACTGCTCCCGAGATCTTACTCCATCCCTGGTTTGAGTCCGTCTTGGAACCTGGGTACGTCGACTCAGAAATGGGAACTTCAGATCAGATCGTCCCAGAGTACCAGGAGGACAGTGACGTTAGTTCCTTCTTCTGCTAA